From Sediminibacterium sp. TEGAF015, a single genomic window includes:
- a CDS encoding cysteine desulfurase family protein: protein MERIYLDNAATTSLDPAVLEAMMPYLTKHFGNPSSIYSYGRESRMAIENARKSVAKILNAHPAEIFFTSGGTESSNTAITASVRDLGCKHIISSPIEHHATSHTVEYLYHNGEAALSYVKLLPNGHIDLEDLENLLAESEEKCLVTLMHANNEIGNMIDLHAVGNLCKKYQAIFHSDTVQTVGHFPFDLRNTPVHFITGAGHKFHGPKGVGMLYINENVKIKPFVHGGSQERNMRAGTENLYGIIGFAKALELATEHFESESKYINELKMYMMQELQKQITGVAFNGDPTGKSLYAVLSVSFPKTEKSEMILFNLDINNICASGGSACTSGADQGSHVIRAINNNPNQVTVRFSFSKHNTKAELDQVISKLKELI, encoded by the coding sequence ATGGAAAGAATTTATCTGGACAACGCAGCCACCACTTCACTGGATCCCGCGGTTTTAGAGGCCATGATGCCTTATTTGACTAAGCATTTTGGGAACCCCTCTTCAATTTATTCCTATGGGAGAGAATCCAGAATGGCGATTGAAAATGCTAGAAAATCCGTTGCTAAAATCTTAAATGCACACCCTGCAGAAATTTTTTTTACCAGTGGAGGTACTGAAAGTAGTAATACAGCCATTACTGCTTCTGTAAGAGACCTTGGGTGCAAACATATTATCAGTTCTCCTATTGAACACCATGCTACCAGTCATACAGTTGAGTATTTATATCATAATGGTGAAGCAGCCTTAAGCTATGTTAAGTTGCTACCCAATGGACATATTGACCTGGAAGATTTGGAAAACTTACTTGCTGAAAGTGAAGAAAAATGCCTGGTTACCTTGATGCATGCCAACAATGAAATTGGCAATATGATTGACTTGCACGCAGTGGGTAATTTATGTAAAAAATATCAGGCAATCTTTCATAGCGATACCGTTCAAACGGTTGGACATTTCCCTTTTGATTTAAGAAACACACCAGTACATTTCATTACCGGCGCGGGTCATAAGTTCCACGGGCCTAAAGGTGTTGGGATGCTGTACATTAATGAGAATGTAAAAATAAAGCCCTTTGTGCACGGAGGAAGTCAGGAAAGAAATATGAGAGCTGGCACAGAAAATTTGTATGGAATTATTGGTTTTGCAAAAGCACTGGAACTAGCTACAGAACACTTTGAAAGCGAAAGCAAGTACATCAATGAATTGAAAATGTACATGATGCAGGAATTGCAGAAGCAAATAACTGGCGTTGCATTTAACGGCGACCCAACAGGGAAATCGTTGTATGCTGTATTAAGTGTAAGCTTTCCTAAAACAGAGAAAAGTGAAATGATTCTGTTTAACCTAGACATCAATAATATCTGTGCCAGTGGAGGAAGTGCCTGCACCAGCGGCGCCGATCAGGGTTCACATGTAATAAGGGCCATCAACAATAACCCGAATCAGGTTACAGTACGCTTCAGCTTTAGCAAACACAATACAAAGGCTGAATTAGACCAAGTGATATCCAAGCTAAAGGAGTTGATTTAA
- a CDS encoding sigma 54-interacting transcriptional regulator codes for MKKNKVFKYTDIFTLGQLKASGYQSKSVKQEIRDNLIQKIRDKENPFEGIIGYEDTVIPDTERAILSQHNILFLGLRGQAKTRMARQMTFLLDEYIPVIAGSEINDDPMQPMSRYALDVIAEQGDETPIEWIHRSKRYGEKLATPDVSVADLIGDIDPIKAANLKLSFSDEKVIHYGIIPRSNRGIFVINELPDLQARIQVALFNILQEGDIQIRGFKLRMPLDIVFIFTANPEDYTNRGSIVTPLKDRIESQILTHYPKQIEDSLAITEQEAQILPVQKEKIAISDLVKRIIEQVAFEARSNEYVDRKSGVSARLTIAAYENAVSAAERRLLINQEEKTQVWISDLVGIIPAITGKIELVYEGEQEGPYQVAVNLIEKSMRQLFVQYFPNPETSKKRKPTGKKSTEESTVTESPYQSITRWFNNGNHLELLNDLNDQQKIETLYQVEGLYALIKKHYPLANNQENALLMEFVLHGLAAYSLISKKSIDGKISFNDLMGSMMNFGQLESEEDDDF; via the coding sequence ATGAAAAAGAACAAGGTATTTAAGTATACAGATATTTTTACTCTGGGACAATTAAAAGCCAGTGGATACCAATCTAAATCGGTGAAGCAGGAAATCAGGGATAATCTTATTCAGAAAATACGGGACAAAGAAAATCCTTTTGAAGGTATCATTGGATATGAAGACACCGTAATTCCTGATACTGAAAGAGCTATACTAAGTCAGCATAATATTTTGTTTCTGGGTTTAAGAGGTCAGGCCAAAACCAGAATGGCCCGTCAAATGACTTTTTTGCTGGATGAATACATACCAGTAATTGCAGGTTCTGAAATTAATGATGACCCAATGCAGCCTATGAGTCGTTATGCTTTAGATGTAATTGCTGAACAAGGGGATGAAACACCTATTGAGTGGATACATCGAAGCAAACGGTATGGAGAAAAACTGGCAACGCCTGATGTGAGTGTGGCTGATTTGATTGGTGATATTGATCCCATTAAAGCGGCTAATTTAAAATTGAGCTTTTCTGATGAAAAAGTAATTCATTACGGAATTATACCAAGAAGTAACAGAGGGATTTTTGTAATCAATGAATTACCGGACCTGCAAGCCCGCATACAAGTGGCTTTGTTCAATATTTTACAGGAAGGTGATATTCAAATTCGAGGATTTAAACTAAGAATGCCTTTAGATATTGTTTTTATTTTCACAGCTAATCCAGAAGATTACACAAATCGCGGTAGTATTGTTACGCCTTTGAAAGATAGAATTGAAAGCCAGATATTAACACATTACCCCAAGCAAATTGAAGACTCATTAGCCATCACTGAACAGGAAGCACAAATTTTGCCTGTTCAAAAGGAAAAGATTGCCATAAGTGATTTGGTAAAAAGAATCATTGAACAAGTGGCTTTTGAAGCCAGATCCAATGAATATGTAGATCGTAAGAGTGGGGTTAGTGCAAGACTTACCATCGCAGCCTATGAAAATGCAGTGAGTGCCGCTGAGAGAAGGTTGCTTATTAATCAGGAAGAGAAAACACAGGTCTGGATCAGTGATTTGGTTGGAATAATTCCTGCCATTACAGGTAAAATAGAACTGGTATATGAAGGAGAGCAGGAGGGACCCTATCAGGTTGCAGTAAATCTGATTGAAAAATCTATGCGACAATTATTTGTACAGTATTTTCCAAATCCTGAAACCAGTAAAAAAAGAAAACCAACAGGCAAAAAATCTACAGAAGAATCAACAGTTACTGAAAGTCCTTATCAGTCAATCACACGCTGGTTTAATAATGGCAATCATTTAGAGTTGTTGAATGATTTGAATGACCAACAGAAAATTGAAACTTTGTATCAGGTGGAAGGCTTGTATGCTTTGATTAAGAAACATTATCCACTGGCTAATAACCAGGAAAACGCCTTGCTAATGGAGTTTGTACTACATGGTTTGGCAGCTTACTCCCTGATTAGCAAAAAATCAATTGATGGTAAAATCAGCTTCAATGATTTAATGGGTAGTATGATGAATTTTGGTCAGTTGGAATCAGAAGAAGATGATGATTTTTAA
- a CDS encoding vWA domain-containing protein: protein MKSLNLMVELLLINSMIGYQFFSFNPAQNEQSKFVQLLHIFSQLLVYTNGSAEESLSWMNELDKQYHFTDDEYGMGDFIEDLKKNGYLKENEADGSFQITAKSEQTIRKKSLEEIFGKLKKADKGNHSTFKTGQGDEASADTRPFQFGDMLEQIDFTESIRNAQINRGVESFSMQEDDLQIRESDFKTQTSTVLMIDISHSMILYGEDRITPAKKVAMALCELITTRYPKDTIDIVVFGNDAWSIEIKDLPYLTVGPYHTNTVAGLELAMDLLRRRKNPNKQIFMITDGKPTCLKIGNQYYKNSFGLDRKVVNRCINLAAQCKKLKIPITTFMIASDPYLQQFVEEFTEMNNGKAYFASLDKLGSFIFKDFESGKRKNVF from the coding sequence ATGAAAAGCCTGAACTTAATGGTTGAATTACTGTTAATAAATTCTATGATTGGCTATCAGTTTTTTTCCTTCAATCCTGCACAGAACGAACAATCCAAATTTGTTCAGTTGCTGCATATATTTTCGCAGTTACTGGTGTATACCAATGGAAGTGCAGAAGAATCGCTGAGTTGGATGAATGAGCTAGATAAGCAATACCATTTTACTGATGATGAATATGGTATGGGCGATTTTATAGAGGACTTAAAAAAGAATGGGTATCTGAAAGAGAATGAAGCCGATGGTAGTTTTCAGATAACTGCCAAATCAGAACAAACCATTCGCAAGAAAAGTCTGGAAGAAATATTCGGGAAACTAAAGAAAGCCGATAAGGGTAACCACTCAACCTTTAAAACAGGTCAGGGGGACGAAGCCAGTGCCGATACACGGCCATTTCAGTTTGGGGATATGCTGGAACAGATTGATTTTACCGAAAGTATAAGAAACGCCCAGATTAATAGGGGGGTAGAGTCTTTTTCTATGCAGGAAGATGATTTGCAAATTCGGGAATCAGATTTCAAAACACAAACATCCACTGTGTTGATGATTGATATTTCCCATTCCATGATATTATATGGGGAAGATCGCATCACGCCTGCTAAAAAAGTGGCCATGGCGCTTTGCGAACTGATTACAACACGATACCCAAAAGACACGATTGATATTGTTGTTTTCGGAAACGATGCATGGAGTATTGAAATCAAGGACCTTCCTTATCTTACCGTAGGACCTTATCATACCAATACTGTTGCCGGTTTGGAATTGGCTATGGATTTGTTGCGAAGAAGAAAGAATCCAAACAAGCAAATCTTTATGATTACAGATGGTAAACCTACCTGCCTGAAAATTGGTAATCAATATTATAAAAATAGTTTTGGCTTAGATAGAAAAGTAGTGAATCGCTGCATTAATCTTGCTGCGCAGTGCAAAAAGTTGAAGATTCCAATTACAACATTTATGATTGCATCGGATCCCTATCTGCAGCAATTTGTAGAAGAATTTACAGAAATGAATAATGGCAAAGCTTATTTTGCTTCATTGGATAAACTGGGCTCATTTATATTTAAGGATTTTGAAAGTGGAAAAAGAAAAAATGTATTCTAA
- a CDS encoding glycosyltransferase family 117 protein, translated as MQFNKINNIIGWLVFAIASMVYTLTAEAGGSLWDCGEFVSSCFKLQIPHPPGAPLFVILGRIFIILFGDNPMSAAKAVNMMSAMASAFTILFLFWTITHFARRIMRVKTSDTISGFQIWSIMGAGVVGALAYTFSDSFWYSAVEGEVYALSSFFTAIVFWAILKWENHADEPGADRWIVFIFFMMGLSIGVHLLNLLTIPAIVMVYYFKKRENFNYELIRSWFIKLVIIGGVLAFFGALVGAAAEATDNVGMDGTVAGLMILATLLGVGFLFLIEKWKPEQKAYFGGVYIFFVIGCIITGVVQVGVIQYSIKLAGSFDRWLVNGAGLPFFTGFTLFFVLVAVLLWQGLRVAAKRAWPYLTLAIWCISFMFIGYSTYLTTMIRSSANPSVDMYNVDNPMSLVGYLGREQYGDFPLLYGQKFTAQPVDLRNTGMRYQKARDKYIEVGQDKKYVYNAEDKMVFPRVWDASDDQYHAYYYSAFLNIPKLKDGTYERAPNQVDNVKFFVGYQVYWMYFRYFMWNFSGKQNDIQGVYTGNVRDGNWITGISFVDNLIYGDQSQLPDSLKNNKANNKLFALPFILGILGFVYHRKKRGDDAFTNLLMFFFTGFAIVLYLNQAGNQPRERDYAYVGSFYAFAVWIGLGVMAIASYLEKKLKPAMAASLATIICLLAVPALMAQQEWDDHDRSKKVLARDLAKDYLESCAPNAILFTFGDNDTYPLWYAQEVEGIRPDIRVINYSLLGIDWYINQLRYKVNQSDPIDVIWSAEQIEGGKRDYALYRPKPNIPEDRYYDLYDLMKNYVGSDDPVNMEDRGNGEALSTFPVRKFSVPVNATDVLANKTVNANDSVVAELRFELPKGSMMKNDMAVLNIIAANKWKRPIYFTNPQVDLGFDEFLRRDGLSHRLVPVQGSKVNTDWMLTKAMNVFVAGNANVKGVYFDEENRRHLNSIRTAYTELAIDLASKGRKEDARKALQKVDQLMDEENFPYGMVSRGNMHNRNSLMFLEACYMADDKALIEKVSKSVTKDLQQQIKYYNSLTGRKAEMMEDEKRIAEGYMEGMERMKTVYNPAIQIPGKLMAPRDSSK; from the coding sequence ATGCAGTTTAACAAGATTAATAACATTATTGGCTGGCTGGTTTTTGCAATTGCCAGCATGGTTTATACACTTACTGCGGAAGCGGGCGGAAGCTTATGGGATTGTGGTGAGTTTGTAAGTAGCTGTTTCAAGCTTCAGATACCCCATCCTCCGGGCGCCCCTCTATTTGTTATTCTAGGTAGAATTTTTATCATATTGTTCGGAGACAATCCAATGAGTGCTGCAAAAGCAGTAAACATGATGAGTGCCATGGCGAGCGCTTTTACCATCTTGTTCTTATTCTGGACCATTACCCATTTTGCCCGCAGAATCATGCGAGTTAAAACTTCTGATACCATTAGCGGTTTTCAGATTTGGAGTATTATGGGGGCTGGAGTAGTGGGTGCATTGGCCTACACTTTCAGTGATTCATTCTGGTACAGTGCTGTAGAAGGTGAAGTTTATGCGCTTTCCTCTTTCTTTACTGCGATTGTATTTTGGGCAATTCTGAAATGGGAAAATCATGCCGATGAACCAGGTGCAGACCGTTGGATTGTTTTCATCTTCTTTATGATGGGACTGTCTATTGGTGTTCACTTGCTAAACCTTTTAACCATTCCAGCTATTGTTATGGTTTATTATTTCAAAAAACGTGAAAACTTTAATTATGAACTTATCCGTAGTTGGTTTATCAAACTGGTAATTATAGGAGGTGTGTTGGCTTTCTTCGGCGCATTGGTAGGTGCAGCTGCTGAAGCTACTGATAATGTGGGCATGGACGGAACAGTTGCCGGATTAATGATTTTAGCCACTTTATTGGGTGTAGGGTTCCTGTTCCTGATAGAAAAATGGAAGCCTGAGCAAAAAGCCTATTTCGGAGGAGTTTATATTTTCTTTGTTATTGGTTGTATTATAACAGGCGTAGTTCAGGTAGGAGTGATTCAGTATTCTATTAAACTGGCGGGATCATTTGATCGCTGGTTGGTTAACGGAGCCGGACTGCCCTTCTTTACCGGATTTACACTTTTCTTTGTTTTGGTTGCTGTACTATTATGGCAGGGTTTAAGAGTGGCTGCAAAGCGTGCATGGCCTTATTTAACGCTGGCCATTTGGTGTATCAGCTTTATGTTCATCGGATACAGTACCTATTTAACAACCATGATTCGCAGTAGCGCCAATCCTTCAGTGGATATGTACAATGTGGACAATCCAATGAGTTTGGTAGGCTACCTGGGAAGAGAACAATATGGAGATTTTCCATTGTTATATGGTCAGAAATTTACCGCACAACCTGTAGACTTAAGAAATACAGGAATGCGTTACCAAAAAGCCCGCGATAAATACATTGAAGTGGGTCAGGATAAAAAGTATGTGTATAATGCGGAAGACAAAATGGTTTTTCCAAGAGTCTGGGATGCAAGTGACGATCAGTACCATGCGTATTATTACTCTGCTTTCTTAAATATCCCTAAACTAAAAGATGGTACGTATGAAAGGGCTCCTAATCAGGTAGACAATGTGAAGTTCTTTGTAGGCTATCAGGTGTACTGGATGTATTTCCGTTATTTTATGTGGAATTTTTCTGGTAAGCAAAATGATATACAAGGTGTGTATACCGGAAATGTAAGAGATGGTAACTGGATTACAGGTATCTCATTTGTTGATAATTTGATTTATGGCGATCAGTCTCAATTGCCTGATTCCCTTAAAAATAACAAAGCAAATAATAAGTTGTTTGCACTGCCTTTTATACTCGGAATACTTGGATTTGTTTATCACCGTAAAAAAAGAGGAGACGACGCATTTACCAATTTATTAATGTTTTTCTTCACTGGTTTTGCTATTGTGTTGTATCTGAATCAGGCAGGTAATCAGCCACGTGAACGGGATTATGCGTATGTGGGAAGCTTTTATGCCTTTGCGGTATGGATTGGTTTAGGAGTAATGGCCATTGCTTCCTACCTAGAAAAGAAATTAAAACCTGCAATGGCAGCCAGTCTGGCAACAATTATTTGCTTGCTGGCTGTTCCAGCACTTATGGCACAGCAAGAATGGGACGACCACGATAGGAGCAAAAAAGTATTGGCGAGAGATTTAGCCAAAGACTATCTGGAAAGTTGCGCTCCGAATGCGATTTTATTCACTTTTGGAGACAATGACACTTATCCTTTGTGGTATGCACAGGAAGTAGAAGGGATTCGTCCTGATATTCGTGTAATCAACTACAGTTTGTTAGGTATTGACTGGTACATTAATCAACTCCGCTATAAGGTAAACCAGAGTGACCCAATAGATGTGATCTGGTCTGCAGAACAAATTGAGGGTGGTAAAAGGGATTATGCTTTGTATAGACCCAAGCCCAATATTCCCGAAGATCGTTACTATGACTTATATGATTTGATGAAGAATTATGTAGGAAGTGATGATCCGGTAAATATGGAAGACAGAGGGAATGGAGAAGCCTTAAGTACTTTCCCTGTTCGTAAATTCTCTGTTCCGGTAAATGCCACTGATGTTTTAGCTAACAAAACAGTAAATGCAAATGATAGTGTAGTTGCAGAATTGCGATTTGAATTGCCAAAGGGTTCCATGATGAAGAACGATATGGCCGTTTTAAATATCATAGCTGCTAATAAATGGAAACGCCCTATCTACTTTACAAATCCACAAGTGGATCTTGGATTTGATGAGTTCCTCAGAAGAGATGGACTCAGTCATCGTCTGGTGCCTGTTCAGGGTTCAAAAGTGAACACTGACTGGATGCTAACTAAAGCAATGAATGTTTTTGTAGCAGGGAATGCCAATGTAAAGGGGGTTTACTTTGACGAAGAAAACAGGAGACACCTTAATAGTATCCGTACCGCTTATACAGAGCTGGCTATTGACTTGGCTTCAAAAGGTCGTAAGGAAGATGCTAGAAAAGCTTTACAGAAAGTAGATCAGTTGATGGATGAAGAAAACTTCCCTTACGGTATGGTAAGTAGAGGCAATATGCATAACAGGAATTCATTGATGTTCCTGGAAGCCTGCTATATGGCGGATGATAAAGCGCTTATAGAAAAAGTATCCAAATCTGTTACAAAAGATTTACAGCAGCAGATTAAATACTACAATTCTTTAACGGGTAGAAAAGCGGAAATGATGGAAGATGAAAAGCGTATTGCAGAAGGATATATGGAAGGAATGGAAAGGATGAAAACTGTCTATAATCCGGCCATACAGATACCAGGGAAATTGATGGCTCCCAGAGATAGTAGTAAATAG
- the mtaB gene encoding tRNA (N(6)-L-threonylcarbamoyladenosine(37)-C(2))-methylthiotransferase MtaB produces MNQKQTVAFHTLGCKLNFSETSTLSRLMEKEGFEKKDFDEVADVYVINTCSVTDNADKECRQIVRRIQRKAPESFVIITGCYAQLKPKEIASIPGVDLVLGAAEKFNIAEHIGNLTKTNDPAKICSCDISEVSGFNASFSQNDRTRTFLKVQDGCDYNCSFCTIPMARGKSRSDSIANVIKNAEKLAADGVKEIVLTGVNLGDFGKGPDGEKQHLESFTDLVKALDEVKGIERYRISSIEPNLITNELIEWVAKSDQFMPHFHIPLQSGSDKILGLMRRRYKRALYAEKVALIKELMPHAAIGVDVIVGFPGESEEDFKETFDFIHSLDVSYLHVFTYSERDNTKALEIQPVVPISVRNERNKTLRNLSYMKLQYFTQQHTGTNRPVLFEAFNKEGMMEGYTDNYIRVSTPFRAEWANQIVDWKL; encoded by the coding sequence ATGAATCAAAAACAAACCGTAGCATTTCACACCCTGGGCTGTAAGCTGAACTTTTCTGAAACCTCCACGCTAAGCAGGTTAATGGAGAAGGAAGGATTTGAAAAAAAGGACTTTGATGAGGTTGCGGATGTGTATGTTATCAACACCTGTTCCGTTACGGATAATGCAGACAAGGAATGTCGCCAGATAGTGCGCAGGATTCAACGCAAAGCACCAGAAAGCTTTGTAATCATAACAGGCTGTTATGCACAGCTAAAGCCAAAGGAAATTGCGAGTATCCCCGGAGTAGACCTGGTATTAGGCGCTGCCGAAAAATTCAATATAGCAGAACATATCGGGAATCTGACCAAAACCAACGACCCTGCTAAAATTTGCAGTTGTGATATCAGTGAAGTCAGTGGATTCAATGCCTCTTTCTCACAGAATGACAGAACCCGAACATTTTTAAAAGTACAGGATGGTTGCGATTACAACTGTTCCTTTTGTACAATTCCAATGGCAAGGGGTAAGAGCAGAAGTGACAGCATTGCCAATGTTATCAAGAATGCCGAGAAATTGGCAGCAGACGGAGTAAAAGAAATTGTATTGACCGGCGTTAATCTCGGGGACTTCGGAAAAGGTCCTGACGGGGAAAAACAGCATTTAGAAAGCTTTACCGATTTGGTAAAAGCATTGGACGAGGTAAAAGGAATAGAACGGTACAGAATATCTTCCATAGAACCGAATCTAATTACCAATGAGTTGATTGAATGGGTAGCCAAGAGCGACCAGTTCATGCCTCATTTTCACATTCCCCTTCAAAGCGGATCAGACAAAATACTGGGGCTGATGAGAAGAAGATACAAGCGTGCTTTGTATGCCGAAAAAGTGGCACTGATAAAAGAACTGATGCCGCATGCAGCCATTGGAGTAGATGTGATTGTGGGATTCCCTGGAGAATCGGAGGAAGATTTTAAAGAAACCTTTGATTTTATTCACTCGCTGGATGTCTCCTATTTACATGTATTTACCTATTCAGAAAGAGACAACACCAAGGCACTAGAAATTCAGCCCGTTGTACCTATTTCAGTAAGAAATGAACGCAATAAAACACTTCGGAATTTGTCTTATATGAAGTTGCAGTATTTTACCCAGCAACATACCGGTACCAATCGTCCTGTTTTATTTGAAGCATTTAATAAAGAAGGTATGATGGAAGGATACACTGATAACTATATCAGGGTAAGTACACCATTCAGAGCAGAATGGGCCAATCAAATTGTAGACTGGAAACTATAA
- a CDS encoding UpxY family transcription antiterminator, giving the protein MENKLTKKWYAIYTKPRWEKKIDSVLIRKGIESWCPLQKVERQWSDRKKIVEEPLFKSYVFVRIDDTERSKVLMTDGALNFVYYLGKPAVIKDEEVENIKLYLAEKDARITIISDEGFSSGDLVKVNYGVFMDQEGTVVRGGKKKVYVQLQGLGQVMIVEFPATFLTVK; this is encoded by the coding sequence ATGGAAAATAAACTAACCAAAAAATGGTACGCCATTTACACCAAACCCAGATGGGAAAAGAAAATTGATTCTGTTTTAATAAGAAAAGGGATAGAGAGTTGGTGTCCTTTGCAAAAAGTAGAAAGACAATGGTCTGATCGAAAAAAAATTGTTGAAGAGCCTCTTTTTAAATCCTATGTTTTTGTTCGCATTGATGACACTGAACGATCCAAAGTACTAATGACCGATGGCGCCCTCAACTTTGTATATTATCTGGGGAAACCTGCTGTTATTAAAGATGAGGAAGTGGAAAATATCAAATTATACCTTGCAGAAAAAGATGCCAGAATCACAATTATTTCAGATGAAGGCTTTTCCAGTGGTGATTTGGTGAAAGTTAATTATGGCGTTTTTATGGATCAGGAAGGCACTGTGGTAAGGGGGGGAAAGAAGAAAGTATATGTACAGCTTCAAGGTCTTGGTCAGGTAATGATTGTAGAGTTCCCGGCCACTTTTCTTACAGTGAAATAA